The following DNA comes from Mesorhizobium sp. B2-1-8.
TCCGTTGAGCCAAATCGTAGGCAGGGCCGAAGCTCACCGCAACCGAATAGTTTTCGCCTGATCGGCAAATTTGATTCACGTCTGGCGGGTTTTACGAGATAGCGGGACGGCGGAGCCGTCAAATTTCGCTCGTGGCGGGATCGGCCGACCTCAATACGTCGCCAGCCTGTTTTCCAACAGCTTCGCTCTCAACCAACCGCTGAAGGCATTGAGCACCGGATGCCCCGCCTTTGCATGCTCGAAAACCAGGAAATACGAGCGTGGCGAGGGGACCGACGCCTCGAACGGCTTGACGAGACGGCCTTCGCTCAGCGCCCGGCGGCCGGTCAGTTCGTCGCCCATCGCAATCCCCTGCCCGGCGACCGCCGCCGAAAAGACGAGGTTCATGTCGGAAAAGAAGATACCGCCCTCGGTGTCAGGATTTTCCACCTTGGACAGCGCCAGCCAGCGTGCCCAGTCCTCGGTGTCGCCAAGATGGAGCAGATTGGCGCGCAGAACGTCGGCGGGTTTGGAAAATCCACCGACCTTGTTGAGCAGTGTCGGGCTGCAAAGCGGCGTGAACGAGACCTCACAGAGCAACTCCACCGCGCGGTTAGGCCAGTTGCCGACGCCAAAGGCGATAAAGGCGTCGGCCTCCGGATTGCTGACATCGTCGAGCCGCCGCGGCGTAAGCACCGAGAGCGCCACATCCGGATACATCTGCTGGAACTCGCCGATATGGGTGCACAGGAACATCGAGGCGAAGCCCGGCGGGCAGGAGACGGCGAAGGAGCCGCCAACCCCGGCACCACTGTTGTGCGTTCCCGCGTCGCCGAGCACCGTCAGCGCTTTCCTGACATTGGCCGCGTAGCGCTGGCCGCGCGGCGTCAACGCCACGCCCTTGCCGATGCGTTGCAGGAGATCGAAGCCGAGGTCGCGCTCCAGCAAGCGCAACTGATGGCTCACCGCGCTGCGGGTCAGGTGCAGTTCGTCGGCGGCGCGCCAGACGCTGCCATGCCTGGCGAAACTGTCGAGGGCTCGTAGCGCCTGTGTGGATGGAATTCTCAAGAGGTGAACCGAATTTGCACGAACCGGGAAAACATATCACTTTTTGGCGAGCCGCTTCACTGCTTTCTTCTAGAGCATGGACAAACCGGTGACGACATCGGCGCAAGAGACAGCGCTTGCCTGCCTCGACGGCATTCAGCCCCTGCTGTCGGCCTGGACACGCACCATCTTCGAGTTCGGCGAGACCGCGTGGCGCGAGTACCAATCGGCCGCCTGGTATGTTGATCGGCTCACGCGCGAGGGATTTACGGTCGAGGAAGGCTCGGGCGGCATGCCGACCGCCTTCTGCGCCCACTGGACGAATGGCGCCGGACCGACCGTCGGCATGTATGCCGAATATGATGCCGTGCCCGGCAATTGCCAGGAGGCAGTGACGGTGAGACAGCCGCGCCCTGGCCTTGGCGTCGAGGCCGGCGGGCATACCGATCCGCATTCGGGGCTCGGCATAGCGAGCCTCGGCGGCCTGCTCGCGACCAAGGCCGCCATGCAGCGCGACGGCATTCAAGGCACGCTGCGCTTCACCGGCGAGCCGGCCGAAAAGGTGCGCGGTTCGAAGCCGATCCATGCGGCAAAAGGCTATTATGACGGTCTTGCCGGCATGATCTCCTTCCATCCCTTCTACATGCTGCCGCTCTGCAACACCGCGCGCTGGGACACGCATTGCGGTGCGGCCTACGCGATGATCTACCGGTTCGTCTGCGACGAACCCGAAAATTGGACGCGGGCGGCGGGCGACGGCGCACCGATCCCGCAGGCGCATTCGGCGGTCAGGGCACCGGGAGCCAACGATGCGCTGATGACCATGTACATGGCCTCCAAGGCGTTGCGCGATTCCATGCTGCCGCATCAGGGCGGCTGGTCGATCAGCGAGGCGATCCTGACGGCGGGCCAGGCCACGGCCGACAATCTGCCGGCGGGCCTGGCCGAGATCCAGTACATGATCCGCGTGCCGACCATTGGTATGGCCAAGCAGGTGACGGCGGTGCTCGACCGCAACGCCGCGGCCGCGGCCGCGATCAGCGGCTGCCGCTACGAGCGGCACTGGGTGTCGAAGTCGCGGCCGGGGCTGGCCAACCACGCCATGGCCGGGATTGCCTACGAAGCCCTGTCGACGGTCGGACCGCCGCACTGGGACGAGGCCGCCAGGACGGTCGCGCGCGAAATCCAGGTCAATGCCGGCGGCACCGCGACCGACAACCCCTTTATCGACGAGCTGGAGCGGCTGATTGCCCCACAAGAGGCCGAGGCGATCCTGCGCCTCGACCTGCCGCCCTCCCAGGTCAATTCGACTTCCGACGACTACACCGACATGAGCTGGCACGCGCCGACCGCGCGCTTCTATGTCGCCCGCCCGGCGCTCCGTTCGGCGAATGGCAGTGCCTATCCCTCCTGGGTGATGAATGCGCTG
Coding sequences within:
- a CDS encoding LysR substrate-binding domain-containing protein encodes the protein MRIPSTQALRALDSFARHGSVWRAADELHLTRSAVSHQLRLLERDLGFDLLQRIGKGVALTPRGQRYAANVRKALTVLGDAGTHNSGAGVGGSFAVSCPPGFASMFLCTHIGEFQQMYPDVALSVLTPRRLDDVSNPEADAFIAFGVGNWPNRAVELLCEVSFTPLCSPTLLNKVGGFSKPADVLRANLLHLGDTEDWARWLALSKVENPDTEGGIFFSDMNLVFSAAVAGQGIAMGDELTGRRALSEGRLVKPFEASVPSPRSYFLVFEHAKAGHPVLNAFSGWLRAKLLENRLATY
- a CDS encoding amidohydrolase; the encoded protein is MDKPVTTSAQETALACLDGIQPLLSAWTRTIFEFGETAWREYQSAAWYVDRLTREGFTVEEGSGGMPTAFCAHWTNGAGPTVGMYAEYDAVPGNCQEAVTVRQPRPGLGVEAGGHTDPHSGLGIASLGGLLATKAAMQRDGIQGTLRFTGEPAEKVRGSKPIHAAKGYYDGLAGMISFHPFYMLPLCNTARWDTHCGAAYAMIYRFVCDEPENWTRAAGDGAPIPQAHSAVRAPGANDALMTMYMASKALRDSMLPHQGGWSISEAILTAGQATADNLPAGLAEIQYMIRVPTIGMAKQVTAVLDRNAAAAAAISGCRYERHWVSKSRPGLANHAMAGIAYEALSTVGPPHWDEAARTVAREIQVNAGGTATDNPFIDELERLIAPQEAEAILRLDLPPSQVNSTSDDYTDMSWHAPTARFYVARPALRSANGSAYPSWVMNALGGIPATIDPMVICAAKTVALAALRLLEDKTAREEAMNEFIARTGGGIGGSTWIAPLCDYEPPINFRWPEYATTARGRDWWIPSNA